One window of Atribacter laminatus genomic DNA carries:
- the mutY gene encoding A/G-specific adenine glycosylase, with product METSLLHQQISLPLVNWFDTHQRKLPWREEYSPYSVWISEIMLQQTQVDRVIPYYLRWMQRFPTLESVSIASYEELLRLWEGMGYYSRVKFIHKTSKIILNQFGGQFPENLDELLKLPGIGPYTAGAIMSIAFNQNYPLVDGNVIRILARIFNIENSVEHRETKNFIWKKAEELILPGRARWLNQALMELGALICTPKSPVCQGCPVQKPCLSFHLGCTEQRPVVQPSKKAIPIKVVVGVLQKDGLFFIQQRPANGLMADLWEFPGGKINQGERPEDALVREFQEELQFNVQVGEKIITLKHGYTNFSVTLHAYFCKLVPENQSPILHFASDYRWIKSEDFRAYAFPAANRRLINLLNKL from the coding sequence ATGGAAACGAGTCTGCTTCACCAACAAATATCTTTACCCTTGGTGAACTGGTTTGATACTCATCAAAGGAAACTTCCCTGGCGTGAGGAATATTCTCCCTATTCAGTATGGATTTCTGAAATCATGCTCCAACAAACCCAAGTCGACCGGGTGATTCCCTACTATCTCCGCTGGATGCAACGATTCCCTACCCTTGAATCGGTATCAATAGCTTCTTATGAGGAGTTATTAAGGCTATGGGAAGGGATGGGGTACTATTCCAGAGTAAAATTTATTCATAAAACGTCGAAAATTATTTTAAATCAGTTTGGTGGCCAATTTCCCGAGAACCTTGATGAGCTTCTTAAGCTTCCTGGTATAGGACCCTACACAGCGGGTGCCATCATGAGTATTGCCTTTAATCAAAATTATCCTCTGGTTGATGGGAATGTAATACGGATTCTTGCTCGAATTTTTAATATTGAAAATTCAGTTGAACATAGAGAAACCAAAAATTTTATTTGGAAAAAAGCTGAGGAACTCATTCTCCCTGGGCGGGCTCGATGGCTTAATCAGGCATTGATGGAATTAGGTGCGCTTATTTGTACACCCAAATCTCCGGTTTGTCAGGGGTGTCCGGTTCAAAAACCTTGTTTGAGTTTTCATCTTGGATGTACTGAACAAAGGCCAGTAGTTCAACCTTCAAAAAAGGCCATTCCAATAAAAGTGGTTGTGGGGGTTCTTCAAAAAGATGGTTTGTTCTTTATTCAACAAAGACCTGCAAATGGTTTGATGGCAGATTTATGGGAATTTCCTGGTGGAAAAATAAACCAGGGAGAAAGACCCGAGGATGCTTTGGTTCGGGAATTTCAAGAAGAACTTCAATTTAATGTTCAAGTCGGGGAAAAAATTATAACTTTGAAGCATGGATATACTAACTTTTCGGTGACTCTTCATGCCTATTTTTGTAAATTAGTTCCAGAAAATCAATCACCGATCCTCCATTTTGCCTCCGACTATCGCTGGATTAAATCCGAAGATTTCAGAGCTTACGCTTTTCCTGCTGCTAATCGCCGATTAATAAATTTATTAAATAAACTATAG
- a CDS encoding homocysteine S-methyltransferase family protein encodes MLTDLLSKKKLVLDGAMGTRLQKAGLPAGHLPDEWNISHPDIVYDIIRSYVEAGSDIVQTNTFGSNRLILKKYGLERKIREINRQAVKIARETLGSSTLLCGSLGPVGDFIEPYGDLTKKDVQDVFKEQVDILLSEGIKIFNLETFISSAESIAATETILELGGEVISSFTFEPREDGRFTTLMGETPEKITQVFQSYPIAVLGANCGTGMKQMVKIAGVYRSHYPGYLLCKPNAGIPKVQGGQVFYSETPEDFAQGAKELLDLNINLVGGCCGTTEKHIQAIAEVVHKS; translated from the coding sequence ATGCTTACTGACTTACTATCAAAGAAAAAATTGGTTCTCGATGGAGCCATGGGAACACGTTTACAAAAAGCAGGATTACCGGCTGGCCATCTTCCTGATGAGTGGAATATTTCTCACCCCGACATTGTCTACGATATTATTCGCAGTTATGTTGAAGCAGGTTCAGATATTGTACAAACTAATACTTTTGGATCAAATCGCTTAATTCTTAAAAAATACGGATTAGAAAGAAAAATCCGTGAAATCAATCGTCAAGCCGTGAAAATTGCTCGCGAAACCCTTGGTTCTTCCACGCTCCTCTGTGGATCATTAGGACCAGTAGGAGATTTTATTGAACCTTATGGTGACCTTACCAAAAAAGACGTCCAAGATGTTTTCAAAGAACAGGTAGATATACTTCTTTCCGAAGGAATCAAAATTTTTAATTTAGAAACTTTTATATCATCAGCCGAGTCAATAGCTGCTACCGAAACTATTTTAGAGCTTGGCGGCGAGGTTATATCCAGCTTTACTTTTGAACCACGAGAAGATGGACGGTTTACCACTTTGATGGGTGAAACACCGGAAAAAATCACCCAAGTTTTTCAATCCTATCCGATCGCTGTTTTAGGTGCCAATTGCGGTACAGGTATGAAGCAAATGGTTAAAATAGCTGGTGTTTATCGATCACATTATCCTGGTTATCTTTTGTGTAAACCTAATGCTGGTATTCCGAAAGTTCAAGGCGGCCAGGTCTTTTATAGCGAAACGCCTGAAGATTTCGCTCAGGGCGCTAAAGAGCTCCTCGATTTGAATATAAACCTGGTTGGGGGATGTTGTGGGACTACCGAAAAACATATTCAAGCGATTGCCGAAGTCGTCCATAAATCATAA
- a CDS encoding FGGY-family carbohydrate kinase, with protein sequence MYLLGTDIGTQGTKSVLVNEKGELISEGFKEYGVITPRPSWAEQWPDIWLDAVVETLAECVKKSGIKPSEIAGVAISGLYGGSGVPVDKDMNPLRPCLIWMDRRARAETQWVKDNVPKETIFGITGNYVDSYFGFTKMMWIRNNEPEIWNKIYQFVTPKDYVVYKLTNQLAIDYSSAGNIGGVFDIKKRTWSDEMCQILNIPRRMLCERIVKSSDIVGPLNREFSNRTGLLEGTPIVAGGIDAPVAQLCAGVLSEGEHVAMAGTSMCWGSVHGGQYLTPGLVSMPYVVYDDQKIYTFGGSATSGALARWFRDEFGQYEKEVSKNTGISAYTLLELETNGIGPGSEGVIVLPYFMGDRSPIWDPDARGTIMGLSLYHTRAHVYRAMLEAAAYSLRHNMEEAIKVGMKLDPDCWIVGGVAKSNFWVQIFADITGFNMKRLSKDVEAPFGDAFLVGLGTGVFDKPERIKEWGDFRPVITVNQENHALYNKYYKVFRDLYENTKNIMKELVEI encoded by the coding sequence ATGTATTTATTAGGAACTGATATAGGAACACAAGGAACAAAGTCTGTTCTGGTTAATGAGAAGGGTGAATTGATAAGCGAAGGCTTTAAAGAATATGGAGTTATAACCCCCAGACCTTCCTGGGCGGAACAATGGCCGGATATTTGGTTGGATGCGGTGGTAGAAACCTTAGCGGAATGTGTGAAAAAGTCAGGGATCAAACCATCTGAAATCGCAGGAGTTGCCATCAGTGGTCTCTATGGTGGTTCAGGAGTGCCGGTGGATAAAGATATGAATCCGCTAAGACCATGTTTAATTTGGATGGATCGACGAGCTCGTGCTGAGACCCAGTGGGTGAAAGATAATGTTCCCAAAGAAACCATATTTGGAATTACCGGAAATTATGTAGATTCATATTTTGGATTTACCAAGATGATGTGGATTCGCAATAACGAACCGGAAATTTGGAATAAAATTTATCAGTTTGTTACACCCAAGGATTATGTTGTATATAAGCTGACCAATCAATTGGCTATTGATTATTCTTCGGCTGGTAACATCGGAGGTGTATTTGATATAAAAAAGCGAACTTGGTCGGATGAAATGTGTCAGATATTAAATATCCCTCGAAGAATGTTATGTGAACGCATCGTGAAATCCTCTGATATTGTTGGACCATTAAATCGAGAGTTCTCTAATCGGACCGGACTTCTGGAAGGAACTCCAATCGTTGCAGGTGGTATCGATGCGCCAGTTGCACAGCTTTGTGCTGGAGTATTGAGCGAAGGTGAACACGTAGCCATGGCAGGTACCTCAATGTGTTGGGGTAGTGTTCACGGGGGACAATATCTCACTCCAGGTTTGGTGAGCATGCCTTATGTAGTATATGATGATCAAAAAATATATACATTTGGTGGAAGTGCTACCTCAGGAGCCTTAGCTCGTTGGTTTCGGGACGAATTTGGTCAGTATGAGAAAGAAGTCAGTAAAAATACTGGCATATCAGCTTATACTTTACTTGAATTAGAAACCAACGGAATTGGGCCTGGGAGTGAGGGAGTCATTGTTCTTCCTTATTTTATGGGCGATCGTTCTCCGATTTGGGATCCTGATGCTCGTGGAACGATTATGGGTTTGTCTCTCTATCATACTCGAGCTCACGTTTACCGAGCTATGTTAGAAGCGGCAGCTTATTCATTAAGACATAACATGGAAGAAGCAATTAAGGTTGGAATGAAGCTCGATCCCGACTGTTGGATTGTAGGCGGTGTCGCCAAATCAAATTTTTGGGTTCAAATATTTGCTGATATCACTGGATTTAATATGAAAAGACTTTCAAAAGATGTCGAAGCACCCTTTGGCGATGCATTTCTGGTTGGTTTGGGAACCGGGGTTTTCGATAAACCCGAACGTATCAAGGAATGGGGCGATTTTCGACCAGTTATTACTGTTAACCAAGAAAACCATGCTCTTTATAACAAATACTATAAAGTTTTCCGTGATCTCTATGAAAATACCAAAAACATCATGAAAGAGCTGGTTGAGATATAA
- a CDS encoding uroporphyrinogen decarboxylase family protein, which yields MNSRERIRKTINHQEPDRVPLDLGGIVSGITRVAYRNLKNELNFPISSSECVIDRIQQLVKPDEKILDRFQIDTRYAYQEVPQEIWSKDTPDSIWVDEWGIKRRFTGLYFDMIGHPLSQVESLADLKKLSWPDPHQDQTSYDLLQNQVEKLYQSEKAIIVNIIGSCFEFGWYLRGFEKIMMDLALNPDLACGILDIMLEFQIGQFDELLSRTGNLVDVILCGDDLATQNSPFVSLDFYRRYIKPRQKKLYDFIKTKTNAPIFYHSCGAVSSFIPELIEIGVQILNPVQVKARGMDLCKLKKEFGKQIVFWGGIDTQYILPFGKPSEVRDEVRRRIDELAPGGGYILAAVHNIQADVPPQNIIAMFEEAIQYGRY from the coding sequence ATGAATAGTCGAGAACGAATCAGGAAAACAATAAATCATCAAGAACCCGATCGAGTCCCTCTGGATTTGGGAGGGATCGTAAGTGGTATTACTCGAGTGGCTTATCGCAACCTCAAAAATGAACTTAATTTTCCAATTTCTTCAAGTGAATGTGTGATTGATCGAATTCAGCAGCTGGTAAAACCTGATGAAAAGATTCTTGATCGGTTTCAAATCGATACCAGGTATGCTTATCAAGAAGTTCCTCAGGAAATATGGAGCAAGGATACCCCGGATTCTATTTGGGTGGATGAATGGGGTATAAAGCGGCGTTTTACTGGACTCTATTTTGATATGATAGGGCATCCGCTTTCTCAAGTGGAATCCCTAGCAGATCTTAAAAAATTATCATGGCCTGATCCACATCAAGATCAAACCTCCTATGATTTACTTCAAAACCAAGTTGAAAAATTATATCAAAGCGAGAAAGCGATTATTGTCAATATCATTGGCTCCTGTTTTGAATTTGGTTGGTATCTACGTGGGTTTGAAAAAATTATGATGGATTTGGCACTCAACCCTGATTTAGCCTGTGGTATTTTAGATATTATGCTTGAGTTTCAAATAGGACAATTTGATGAGTTGCTTAGTCGAACTGGAAACCTTGTAGATGTGATTCTATGTGGGGACGACTTAGCCACTCAGAATAGTCCGTTTGTTTCTCTTGATTTTTATCGCCGGTATATTAAACCTCGCCAGAAAAAGCTCTACGATTTTATCAAAACCAAAACCAATGCGCCCATTTTTTATCATTCCTGCGGTGCAGTATCTTCTTTCATACCAGAATTAATTGAAATTGGCGTTCAAATCCTTAATCCGGTTCAAGTAAAAGCACGGGGTATGGATTTATGCAAACTAAAAAAAGAGTTTGGGAAGCAAATAGTTTTCTGGGGTGGGATTGATACCCAATACATTCTTCCTTTTGGAAAACCATCGGAGGTTCGAGACGAGGTACGGCGCCGGATTGACGAATTAGCTCCAGGAGGTGGTTATATATTGGCGGCAGTCCATAATATTCAGGCCGATGTACCGCCCCAAAATATTATCGCTATGTTTGAAGAAGCTATTCAATATGGGAGGTATTAA
- a CDS encoding substrate-binding domain-containing protein, which produces MKKNWLILLIITVLMISMSSLAFGQEKPGEGMYFRLVTHGGDDPFWAVVQQGMLEAAKELGCQVDIDLAGSDLALQQKRLAEAVAQKPNGIALVVNDDTAWDKPVEEALAAGIPVIGINNDDSQGPAGNKRLCYIGQSEERAGYMIGLRLFQEAKEKGIDLTKAHVAMPVEVPGANYGVVRSNGIKRAGEEFGITSFEIIDGGGLEMTTMEQRETSYLLAHPETTFMIGLGGIATDRLTDSLKAAGKEPGEVIAGGFDTTAATLNGLREGYVTATIDQQQFLQGYYAVYVLYLYNKYGFTPNIDTGGYLVDSIEKIDLIEKLSPLHVR; this is translated from the coding sequence ATGAAAAAAAATTGGTTAATTTTATTAATTATTACGGTGTTAATGATAAGTATGTCTTCTCTCGCTTTTGGTCAGGAGAAACCTGGCGAGGGTATGTACTTTCGTTTAGTAACCCATGGTGGCGATGACCCCTTCTGGGCGGTTGTCCAGCAAGGTATGTTGGAGGCGGCCAAAGAATTAGGTTGCCAGGTTGATATTGATTTAGCTGGTTCGGATTTAGCTCTGCAGCAAAAAAGATTGGCTGAAGCCGTCGCTCAAAAACCGAATGGGATCGCTTTAGTTGTTAATGATGATACCGCTTGGGATAAACCGGTTGAGGAGGCTTTGGCTGCTGGTATACCAGTTATTGGAATAAATAACGACGATTCTCAAGGCCCTGCTGGGAATAAGCGACTTTGCTATATCGGCCAAAGTGAAGAAAGAGCTGGATACATGATTGGATTACGCTTGTTCCAGGAAGCAAAAGAGAAGGGAATTGATCTCACCAAAGCTCACGTAGCCATGCCGGTTGAAGTTCCGGGAGCTAATTACGGTGTTGTTCGTTCTAATGGTATTAAAAGAGCGGGCGAAGAATTTGGAATCACTTCGTTTGAGATTATTGATGGTGGCGGTCTGGAAATGACCACCATGGAACAAAGAGAAACTTCCTATCTCTTAGCTCATCCAGAAACCACTTTTATGATCGGTTTAGGTGGAATCGCTACTGACCGCTTGACCGATTCTCTTAAGGCTGCTGGTAAAGAACCGGGTGAGGTTATTGCTGGAGGATTTGATACCACTGCTGCAACTCTTAACGGATTACGGGAAGGGTATGTAACGGCAACTATCGATCAGCAGCAATTCTTGCAGGGTTATTATGCAGTATATGTACTTTATCTCTACAATAAATATGGATTTACTCCAAATATAGATACCGGTGGGTACTTGGTTGATAGTATTGAAAAGATTGACTTGATTGAGAAGCTTTCTCCATTACATGTCAGATAA